The Thermomonospora amylolytica sequence CCCCTGACGCGGGAGCGCCGAACGAGCGCCCGTCGCGCGGCGCCACCGAGCCGCTGTGGGTGGGGCCGTCCAACGGGGTCGAGGTCACCGTGAACGGCAAGGGCGGCCCCCTGCCCAAGGGGCTGCGCGTCGACCTGGTCGACCCTGGCGACGGCCGGGCGCGCAAGCCCCGCCAGACGCCCCGCGCCGCCGGGCCCGCCCCGGGCGACATGGTCCTGGCGGCGGCGACCGGCACCCCCGACCCGACCACCTCGCCGAGCGAGGGCACCACCGCCCCCGTGGAGCCGACGCCCACCACGACCGCTCCGGCGGAGCCGGCCTCGCCCACGCCGACCACCTCGCCGAGCGGTGAGCCCTCGGCCTCGCCCACCACGCCCCCGGCCGCCCCGACGACGAGCACGGCGCCGCGACCGGCGATCGTCGCCCGTGCGGGATGGGGCGCCGACGAGGGCCTGGTCCGCAACCCGCCGTCCTACGCCCCGCAGCTCAAGCTGCTCTTCACCCACCACACCGCGGGCACCAACGACTACACCTGCGCCGAGTCGCCCGCCATCATCCGGTCGATCATGCTGTACCACGTCCAGACCAACGGCTGGGACGACATCGGCTACAACTTCCTGGTCGACAAGTGCGGCACGATCTACGAGGGCCGCGGGGGCGGGGTCGACCGGCCCGTGATCGGAGCGCACACCTACGGCTTCAACACCGGATCCACCGGCGTCGCGGTGCTCGGCGACCACACCACCACCGCCCCCGCGAACGCGGCGGTCGGCGCGATCGCCAAGGTCGCCGCCTGGAAGCTCGGCCTGCACGGCATCGACCCGACCGGCACGGCCCAGATGACCACCACGATCAACAACGGCAAGTTCCCGGCCGGGGTCACCGTCACCTTCAACACCATCGCCGCGCACCGGGACGGCTACCAGACCGAATGCCCCGGCGACCAGCTCTACGGCAGGCTCGGCACGATCCGCACCCAGGCCAAGGCGTGGAGCACCCCGGCCACCTCCGTCACCCTCACCTCGGTCGGGGGCGCGACCAAGGTCGGCACTACCTACTACACCAAGGGCACGGTGACGCTCGGCTGGCCGTCCGCCGCCGTCTCCAGGTACGAGATCCTCGTCGACGACAAGGTCGTGGCCACCGCCGCCGGTTCGGCGACCTCCGCGCGAGTGACCCTGGCCGCGGGCACCCGCAGGGTCCAGGTGCGGGCGGTCAACATCAACGGCACCACCGCCACCTCGCCCGTCCACACGATGGTCTCCGACGCGACCGCGCCGGTGTTCGGCACCGCTCCCGCGCTGACGGTGCGTTCGGGCGCCTCCGTGGGCACGAACAGCACGATCCCGGTCCGGCTCGGCTGGAAGGTCACCGACAACACCCTGCTGCACTCGCTCAAGGCCACCTCGCCCACCGCGTACACGTTCGCCACCAACGCGTCCGCCTGGTGGTCCACCGCCAAGAACAACACCGCCCAGGCCTGGACGCTGGCCGCCGCGGACGCCGCCGGCAACACCAGGACCGCCTCCATCACCCGGACCGCCGCGCTCGTCCACGACACGAGCGCGTCGCGCAGCGGCACCTGGCAGACGTGGAGCGGCACCTCCAACCTCGGCGGCAAGGCGTACGCGAGCAAGACCAAGGGCGCGAGCGCCTCGTACACCTTCACCGGCCGGTCGGTCGGCCTGATCTTCCAGCGCAGGACCACGACCGGGGCGGCGCACATCTACGTCGACGGCGTCAAGGTCGCCACCGTCGACACCAGGGCGTCGTCCAACACCTACCGCCACGTCCTGTGGACCCACAACTGGAGCACCAGCGGCAAGCACACCGTCAAGATCGTGGTCGCCGGCACCTCCGGCCGCCCGACCGTGGTCA is a genomic window containing:
- a CDS encoding N-acetylmuramoyl-L-alanine amidase, coding for MTVALGTAGALVAGSAVYVLAMDSPAESSPEPRPGRVHTMALRPVSGQGGMGLPARKTEPFSLLGVSWDDVKARVDGPVRVRTRSAVTGRWSPWRLIETGEADAPDAGAPNERPSRGATEPLWVGPSNGVEVTVNGKGGPLPKGLRVDLVDPGDGRARKPRQTPRAAGPAPGDMVLAAATGTPDPTTSPSEGTTAPVEPTPTTTAPAEPASPTPTTSPSGEPSASPTTPPAAPTTSTAPRPAIVARAGWGADEGLVRNPPSYAPQLKLLFTHHTAGTNDYTCAESPAIIRSIMLYHVQTNGWDDIGYNFLVDKCGTIYEGRGGGVDRPVIGAHTYGFNTGSTGVAVLGDHTTTAPANAAVGAIAKVAAWKLGLHGIDPTGTAQMTTTINNGKFPAGVTVTFNTIAAHRDGYQTECPGDQLYGRLGTIRTQAKAWSTPATSVTLTSVGGATKVGTTYYTKGTVTLGWPSAAVSRYEILVDDKVVATAAGSATSARVTLAAGTRRVQVRAVNINGTTATSPVHTMVSDATAPVFGTAPALTVRSGASVGTNSTIPVRLGWKVTDNTLLHSLKATSPTAYTFATNASAWWSTAKNNTAQAWTLAAADAAGNTRTASITRTAALVHDTSASRSGTWQTWSGTSNLGGKAYASKTKGASASYTFTGRSVGLIFQRRTTTGAAHIYVDGVKVATVDTRASSNTYRHVLWTHNWSTSGKHTVKIVVAGTSGRPTVVTDGAAYIK